The following proteins are co-located in the Geovibrio ferrireducens genome:
- a CDS encoding valine--tRNA ligase: MPKEIPTRIDPKEFEADIYAEWIRDNRFHADENSEKPAYSIVIPPPNVTGSLHMGHALNNTLQDILIRYHRLAGFEALWMPGTDHAGIATQNVVEKQLAAEGTDRHALGRDAFIDRVWKWRTESGGTIINQLKRLGCSCDWERERFTMDEGLSAAVRKVFVTLYKEELIYRSDYIVNWCPRCHTALSDLEVEHEDTEGGFYQLLYPVKDSDIKLTVATTRPETMLGDTAVAVHPEDERYKHLIGKTVILPLMNREIPIIGDEYVDMEMGTGCLKVTPAHDPNDFEIGRRHNLPAVKVMDESGKINANGGQFAGLDRFVARKQVIEELEKLGLFVKKDAHMHSVGHCQRCTTIVEPTISKQWFVKIKPLAEKAIEGVETGDIKIYPESWKNTYYEWMYNIRDWCISRQIWWGHRIPAWYCAGCGEVIVETEDPDTCPKCGSASLTQDPDVLDTWFSSALWPFSTMGWPEKTKTLEKFYPTSCLVTGFDILFFWVARMIMDGYKFMDEKPFKEVYLHALVRDQHGQKMSKSKGNVIDPLVMIDKFGADSFRFTLAAFAAQGRDIKMSEERIDGYRNFVNKIWNASRFIMMNFDEGSPLPPADRLKIEDKWILMNLRKTAEQTAEAIKKYDFNEGALSIYSFFWHKFCDWYIEFIKPRIYNEETKADAMAVAAYVLEKSLIILHPFMPFVTEYIYKMLTNKTSIMAETYPESDFAWQKEMEETDAVIELVSLIRNVRGEYNVSMSKQLKAWVKTDSAKTKELFTHAKDRVINLARLESMDFTDAEPADSVANIAGSFTVFVPLQGLIDVEAEIKKLEKEQKTVEKDLSVYGGKLKNEKYLANAAPEIIEKDKKKFEEATALATKIEENLRRLKSQC; the protein is encoded by the coding sequence ATGCCGAAAGAAATACCGACGCGAATCGACCCGAAGGAATTTGAAGCAGACATCTACGCGGAATGGATAAGGGACAACAGGTTCCATGCCGATGAAAATTCGGAAAAACCCGCTTACTCTATAGTAATACCCCCTCCCAACGTCACCGGCTCGCTTCACATGGGGCACGCGCTGAATAATACTTTGCAGGATATTCTCATACGCTATCACCGTCTTGCGGGGTTTGAGGCTCTCTGGATGCCCGGAACGGATCACGCAGGGATAGCAACGCAGAACGTGGTGGAAAAACAGCTTGCCGCGGAAGGAACAGACAGACACGCCCTCGGACGTGATGCCTTCATAGACAGGGTATGGAAATGGCGCACTGAATCCGGCGGAACGATAATAAACCAGCTTAAACGCCTCGGCTGTTCCTGCGACTGGGAGCGTGAACGCTTCACAATGGACGAAGGCCTCAGCGCCGCTGTCCGCAAGGTGTTTGTAACACTTTACAAGGAAGAGCTTATCTACCGCTCCGACTATATAGTAAACTGGTGTCCCAGATGCCACACAGCCCTCAGCGACCTTGAGGTTGAGCACGAGGACACGGAAGGCGGATTCTACCAGCTTCTTTACCCCGTAAAAGACAGCGATATAAAACTCACAGTAGCCACAACCAGACCGGAAACAATGCTGGGCGATACCGCCGTTGCAGTTCATCCGGAGGATGAGAGATACAAACACCTCATAGGCAAAACAGTTATCCTGCCCCTTATGAACCGCGAGATCCCCATAATCGGCGATGAATATGTTGATATGGAGATGGGGACAGGCTGCCTGAAAGTCACCCCCGCTCACGATCCCAACGACTTTGAAATAGGCAGAAGGCATAACCTGCCCGCTGTCAAGGTGATGGACGAAAGCGGCAAAATAAACGCCAACGGCGGACAGTTCGCAGGGTTGGACAGGTTTGTCGCCAGAAAACAGGTCATCGAAGAGCTTGAGAAGCTCGGTCTCTTTGTAAAAAAAGATGCGCACATGCACAGTGTAGGCCATTGCCAGAGATGCACAACGATTGTTGAACCCACAATATCAAAGCAGTGGTTCGTGAAGATAAAGCCTCTGGCGGAAAAAGCGATAGAAGGCGTTGAAACGGGAGACATCAAAATATACCCCGAATCATGGAAAAACACATATTACGAATGGATGTACAACATCCGTGACTGGTGCATCAGCCGTCAGATATGGTGGGGACACAGAATCCCCGCATGGTACTGCGCAGGCTGCGGCGAAGTCATAGTGGAAACAGAAGACCCCGATACATGCCCGAAATGCGGCAGCGCAAGCCTCACACAGGACCCCGATGTTCTGGACACATGGTTCTCTTCCGCCCTCTGGCCTTTTTCCACAATGGGCTGGCCGGAAAAAACCAAAACTCTGGAAAAATTCTACCCCACATCCTGCCTTGTCACAGGGTTTGACATCCTTTTCTTCTGGGTGGCAAGGATGATAATGGACGGGTATAAGTTCATGGATGAAAAGCCTTTTAAAGAGGTTTATCTCCATGCCCTCGTGCGTGATCAGCATGGGCAGAAAATGAGCAAATCAAAGGGGAACGTAATAGACCCCCTTGTGATGATAGATAAATTCGGTGCGGATTCCTTCCGGTTCACTCTGGCCGCTTTTGCCGCTCAGGGGCGCGACATAAAAATGTCCGAAGAACGCATAGACGGCTACAGAAACTTTGTGAACAAGATATGGAACGCCTCAAGGTTCATAATGATGAACTTTGACGAAGGCTCCCCCCTGCCCCCTGCGGACAGGCTGAAAATTGAGGATAAATGGATTCTCATGAACCTTCGCAAAACAGCGGAGCAGACAGCCGAAGCCATCAAAAAATATGACTTCAACGAAGGCGCGCTGAGCATATACAGCTTCTTCTGGCATAAGTTCTGTGACTGGTACATAGAGTTCATCAAACCCAGAATCTACAATGAGGAAACCAAGGCAGACGCAATGGCAGTGGCGGCTTATGTTCTGGAAAAATCGCTGATTATCCTTCATCCGTTTATGCCTTTCGTGACTGAGTATATCTACAAAATGCTCACAAACAAAACCTCCATAATGGCTGAGACCTACCCTGAGTCTGACTTTGCATGGCAGAAGGAGATGGAGGAGACGGACGCTGTTATTGAGCTCGTCAGCCTTATCAGAAACGTGCGTGGCGAATACAATGTTTCCATGTCCAAGCAGCTTAAAGCATGGGTCAAAACAGACAGTGCCAAGACAAAAGAACTCTTCACCCACGCCAAAGACAGGGTAATCAACCTCGCAAGGCTTGAAAGCATGGACTTCACCGATGCTGAGCCCGCAGATTCAGTGGCGAACATCGCAGGCAGTTTCACAGTATTTGTACCTCTTCAGGGTCTTATTGACGTTGAAGCAGAGATTAAAAAACTTGAAAAAGAGCAGAAAACGGTGGAAAAAGACCTCAGCGTGTACGGCGGCAAGCTGAAAAACGAGAAATATCTCGCTAATGCCGCACCTGAAATCATTGAGAAAGACAAAAAGAAATTTGAAGAGGCAACTGCACTCGCCACCAAGATAGAAGAAAACCTCAGGAGACTGAAAAGCCAATGCTGA
- the nadC gene encoding carboxylating nicotinate-nucleotide diphosphorylase, with translation MLINGYTRRLIQLALDEDIGTGDLTAGAFESFKSQATFNFIAKENCIICGTKVAQEVYFMLDHEVKVEFSVNDGDRITERRIIGQVTGPASSILTGERTSLNFLQRLSGVATNTAKYVEALGDSNIKILDTRKTTPGWRRIEKYAVKTGGGWNHRIGLFDGVMLKDNHVDAAGSITGAVKNVRRFIPTTVKVEVETRNLKEVEEAVQAGADIIMLDNFDIPTIEEAVKIIDKRAKVEVSGGVTLEFLRLLRNVDVDYVSIGALTHQATGVDISLKMRG, from the coding sequence ATGCTGATAAACGGATATACCAGAAGGCTCATACAGCTTGCCCTCGATGAGGACATAGGCACGGGCGACCTTACCGCCGGAGCGTTTGAGTCCTTCAAATCTCAGGCTACTTTCAACTTTATCGCAAAGGAAAACTGCATAATCTGCGGAACCAAAGTTGCGCAGGAAGTTTACTTCATGCTTGATCACGAGGTTAAGGTGGAATTCTCGGTTAATGACGGCGACCGCATCACCGAGCGCCGCATAATCGGTCAGGTAACAGGCCCTGCAAGCTCTATCCTCACCGGTGAAAGAACCTCGCTTAACTTCCTCCAGAGGCTCTCAGGCGTTGCCACCAACACAGCAAAATATGTGGAAGCTCTCGGCGACTCAAATATAAAAATACTCGACACGCGCAAAACCACCCCCGGCTGGCGCAGGATAGAGAAATACGCAGTCAAGACAGGCGGCGGCTGGAACCACAGGATAGGTCTATTTGACGGCGTTATGCTGAAGGATAACCATGTGGATGCAGCGGGCAGCATAACAGGCGCTGTTAAAAACGTCCGCAGGTTCATTCCCACCACAGTCAAAGTGGAGGTTGAAACCCGCAACCTGAAAGAGGTTGAGGAAGCTGTGCAGGCCGGAGCGGATATAATCATGCTTGATAATTTCGACATCCCAACCATCGAAGAGGCTGTTAAAATAATTGATAAAAGAGCAAAGGTTGAGGTTTCCGGCGGGGTGACTCTGGAGTTTCTCAGGCTGCTCAGAAACGTGGATGTGGACTATGTTTCCATAGGCGCGCTCACCCATCAGGCCACAGGGGTGGACATCAGTCTTAAAATGCGGGGTTAG
- a CDS encoding TlpA family protein disulfide reductase, with protein sequence MKKVRFFDGKSILVFGIIALAFYTLWQSRFNEALPEGYKAEKLEFRTLDGQNFTTDQIGMPVMLIFFNTKTFFTSNIYPNLILKAMPELKQIEKAGYVKIIVVTDTEQTPESVKKLLGRNKYKILENSIYLSNTELLSGYFGVRSWPHFFLMDRDNTILYQDKVPSVDKVIRILKGV encoded by the coding sequence TTGAAAAAGGTTCGCTTTTTCGACGGCAAAAGCATTCTGGTTTTCGGCATAATTGCCCTTGCCTTCTACACTCTGTGGCAGAGCAGGTTCAATGAGGCTCTGCCGGAAGGCTACAAGGCGGAAAAGCTTGAGTTCCGCACCCTTGACGGACAAAACTTCACAACTGATCAGATAGGCATGCCTGTCATGCTTATCTTCTTCAATACAAAAACATTTTTCACCAGCAACATATATCCCAACCTCATTCTGAAAGCGATGCCAGAGCTTAAGCAGATTGAAAAAGCGGGATATGTGAAAATCATTGTCGTCACTGATACTGAACAAACGCCCGAATCAGTTAAGAAACTACTCGGACGAAATAAGTATAAAATCCTTGAAAATAGCATCTATTTGAGTAATACTGAACTATTGTCAGGCTACTTCGGTGTACGGAGCTGGCCTCATTTTTTTCTTATGGATAGAGACAACACAATACTTTATCAGGATAAAGTCCCTTCTGTAGACAAGGTTATCCGCATACTTAAAGGAGTATAA
- the trxB gene encoding thioredoxin-disulfide reductase, which yields MQDFFNFQDIKEEYDVVILGAGPAGLTAAMYAARDNLSTLVLEKQFPGGQVATTEFVENYPGFPEGLMGADLSEKMYAHAEKFGVLIRAAECQHIEVKGDYKYLTIKNLSFQIKAKALILCLGAHWKRLDVPGENRFFGRGVSFCATCDGSFYKDKEIAVIGGGDSAVEEGLYLTKFASKVTIIHRRDKLRAAKIYQDRALRHEKMNFIWDTVVTGVNGDQKVSSISLRNVKTGEESELEVAGIFVFIGQTADTELVKDLIKLDESGFIVADETTETNIPGIFAAGDVRWKPLRQITTAVADGSVAAKAAGKYIGEVFES from the coding sequence ATGCAGGACTTTTTTAACTTTCAGGATATTAAGGAAGAATATGATGTGGTAATTCTCGGCGCGGGTCCTGCGGGTCTCACCGCCGCTATGTATGCCGCACGCGACAACCTCAGCACTCTCGTGCTTGAAAAGCAGTTTCCCGGCGGTCAGGTTGCCACAACTGAGTTTGTGGAAAACTATCCCGGCTTTCCTGAAGGGCTCATGGGGGCAGACTTAAGTGAAAAAATGTACGCCCATGCGGAGAAGTTCGGTGTTTTAATCCGCGCTGCGGAATGTCAGCATATTGAAGTTAAAGGCGATTACAAATACCTTACAATAAAGAACCTCTCCTTCCAGATAAAGGCAAAGGCGCTTATCCTCTGTCTCGGCGCACACTGGAAAAGGCTTGACGTACCCGGAGAAAACAGATTCTTCGGCCGCGGCGTTTCCTTCTGTGCGACCTGTGACGGTTCCTTCTACAAAGACAAGGAGATAGCTGTAATCGGCGGCGGCGACTCAGCCGTTGAGGAAGGGCTTTACCTCACTAAGTTTGCCAGCAAAGTAACAATCATCCACCGCAGGGACAAGCTGCGCGCTGCGAAAATATATCAGGACAGAGCGCTCAGGCACGAAAAAATGAACTTCATCTGGGACACGGTGGTAACAGGCGTTAACGGCGACCAGAAAGTAAGCTCAATCTCTCTCAGGAATGTTAAAACCGGCGAGGAATCAGAGCTTGAGGTAGCCGGAATCTTCGTTTTCATCGGTCAGACAGCGGATACCGAGCTTGTGAAGGACTTAATCAAGCTTGATGAAAGCGGGTTCATAGTTGCTGATGAAACCACGGAAACCAATATACCCGGAATTTTCGCCGCAGGCGATGTGCGCTGGAAACCGCTGAGACAGATAACAACAGCCGTTGCCGACGGCTCAGTGGCTGCCAAAGCGGCCGGAAAATACATCGGCGAAGTTTTTGAATCATAA
- a CDS encoding DUF2914 domain-containing protein — protein MKKALLVFFAVLLVANLSYAQTKVSRIMMTSGIENKEPVDNVSAVNGEMQDIYCFTEIQTDEYPTEITHIWIYQKDIEAEVKLFVGSPKWRTFSSKTITPEKAGEWKVEIYAQSGQLIDSVDFRVNE, from the coding sequence ATGAAAAAGGCACTTCTCGTTTTCTTTGCTGTTTTACTTGTTGCAAATCTGTCCTACGCTCAGACAAAGGTCAGCAGAATAATGATGACATCAGGCATAGAAAACAAAGAGCCTGTGGACAATGTAAGCGCGGTTAACGGTGAAATGCAGGATATTTACTGCTTCACCGAAATCCAGACAGACGAATACCCCACCGAAATTACCCATATCTGGATATATCAGAAGGATATAGAGGCTGAGGTTAAGCTTTTCGTGGGTTCGCCCAAATGGAGAACATTCAGTTCCAAAACCATAACCCCGGAAAAAGCAGGCGAGTGGAAGGTGGAAATATACGCTCAGAGCGGTCAGCTCATAGACTCCGTGGATTTCAGAGTTAATGAATAA
- the rsmI gene encoding 16S rRNA (cytidine(1402)-2'-O)-methyltransferase — translation MNNPPLLSFVPTPVGNLGDITLRAVQTLRSADIVFAEDTRTALKLLSHLEIKVRVESFHKDNEKKTISRVMELLNEGRKIAVISEAGSPCISDPGMYLSAALREADIPFEALPGATAFVPALTLSGFDTSDFYFRGFLPHKLSEKKSEIEKLRKINSLIVLYESPHRVAETLRLLIENFPLPVSLSREITKLHEETLKIRSEEDINALTLKGEFVLVVNNRQEEQEEEKEDFRELAENLIQEGLSAKDCLTVLKALGVKRNAAYSAINEIINR, via the coding sequence ATGAATAATCCCCCCCTTCTCAGTTTTGTGCCCACTCCGGTGGGCAATCTGGGAGATATAACCCTGAGGGCAGTTCAGACACTCCGTTCAGCGGATATTGTTTTCGCCGAGGACACAAGGACAGCCCTCAAGCTCCTCAGCCATCTGGAAATCAAAGTCAGGGTCGAATCATTCCACAAGGATAACGAAAAGAAGACGATAAGCCGCGTTATGGAACTGCTGAATGAAGGCAGGAAAATAGCCGTTATCAGCGAGGCGGGCTCACCCTGCATATCCGATCCGGGAATGTATTTGTCCGCTGCGCTGCGCGAGGCAGACATACCTTTTGAAGCCCTGCCGGGAGCCACAGCCTTTGTACCCGCTCTCACACTCTCAGGGTTTGACACATCCGATTTCTATTTCCGCGGGTTTCTACCGCATAAGCTTTCCGAAAAGAAGAGCGAAATAGAAAAGCTCAGAAAAATCAACAGTCTCATAGTGTTATATGAATCACCGCACAGAGTGGCAGAAACCCTTAGGCTTCTCATTGAAAACTTCCCTCTCCCCGTATCCCTCAGCAGGGAGATAACAAAACTCCACGAAGAAACACTTAAGATACGCTCTGAGGAGGACATAAATGCCCTCACTCTCAAAGGAGAGTTTGTTCTGGTGGTGAACAACAGGCAGGAAGAACAGGAAGAAGAGAAAGAGGATTTCAGGGAACTGGCGGAAAACCTGATCCAAGAAGGGCTCTCCGCCAAGGACTGCCTGACTGTGCTGAAGGCTCTGGGCGTTAAGAGAAACGCCGCCTACTCAGCTATTAACGAAATTATAAACCGCTGA
- a CDS encoding tetratricopeptide repeat protein, with amino-acid sequence MNISAARAVLKLYSPYLAGFFLFLVLALVSCSEEERIKLIEDNFTDGQPISGVAIAEQDKGIEEGNNLFLQGNFEQAIAKYEEGLKMNRSVAFYNMGVSYYLLGDIDKSEEYFRKSVEEDPKFSEGYINLAVVLLQTGKLDEAELYMAELLKDRASGKLLVNMANIYLRKGETARATVLYEEALRKDGKSRFVKSNYAYFLLSIGEFDSGIKIIEGLEYKSYTDYFNLATAYFRTGNYHASVANLLLAEKFSETEEVYELLARNYNVLKSYTEEAAALKKLTDMNNDRDYRHRYATALFKSGALNEAHAVMTGLLTEYPSETAYYITDYNILLALGEYRQAGELIMAGFRAVNDDALMYMYAKHSLIYENKGNEVRRLVFSRPASPYVNLAGAMYHIYAGSMLPAQKLLDLVPPGTDNDYYVYRAYIMMKYRNYNDALKVADLIDDFKPEYFWYKTVNLWNTKKLTELKVHFNDALTRDLRISRHPEIAIHLEPVLDDMNFSYRFNGDFEDILSTVLYPLLIEPDEMLNFVALGYKLLQQNDRILALEELQKSVRFSEGIAHNNKGVTLFLAYAYQDALREFTQANTLLGNNPYTLYNMGLVNLAMGRADLAEKFFDNSVIQNRYNFPAYLAKAVCLKLKGDENGAYQEYNLVRDRAEDVKDDREKVPNIIYYTKYLADMGVGDYSSVINDLGKKKPDDGFLRALLTLSEYLSGQGFERLETLKSDKIFRGTGLRDLLALLENKQPVQNPDLITDRFYKFMRAYMQVKKTKQLSGVNGDDYLNDNVILKELFYYQVYMGDSRRALYYLQRLNNLDFRYPELYKASLYYFIWLEDFVNAEASFSALENLGYKDRYFDYYKMLYYLLNYHNQRLMDQVNTYMAKYPDDFRGAAIRLMVALKSDNIRMVYNEMGELETKSGNFLLKLPLELEIDGL; translated from the coding sequence TGCAGCCAGAGCAGTGCTGAAGCTTTACAGTCCGTATCTTGCGGGATTTTTTCTTTTCCTTGTTCTTGCTCTTGTTTCCTGCTCCGAGGAGGAGAGGATAAAGCTGATTGAAGATAACTTCACAGACGGTCAGCCTATCTCCGGCGTTGCCATAGCCGAGCAGGATAAGGGTATAGAGGAAGGGAACAATCTCTTTTTGCAGGGGAACTTCGAACAGGCCATAGCCAAGTATGAGGAAGGCCTTAAGATGAACCGTTCCGTTGCGTTCTATAATATGGGTGTAAGTTACTATCTGCTTGGCGATATTGATAAAAGTGAGGAATATTTCCGCAAGTCAGTTGAGGAGGACCCCAAGTTCAGCGAAGGTTATATAAACCTTGCTGTGGTACTTCTCCAGACCGGAAAACTTGATGAAGCGGAGCTTTACATGGCAGAGCTCCTGAAAGACAGAGCATCCGGCAAGCTGCTTGTTAATATGGCGAACATCTATCTCCGCAAAGGAGAAACCGCCCGCGCCACGGTGCTTTATGAGGAAGCTCTCAGAAAAGACGGAAAATCGAGGTTCGTTAAGTCAAACTATGCCTATTTTCTGCTGAGTATAGGCGAGTTTGACAGCGGTATCAAAATAATAGAGGGTCTGGAGTACAAAAGCTACACCGACTATTTCAATCTTGCCACTGCATATTTCCGTACTGGCAATTATCATGCTTCCGTGGCCAATCTCCTTTTGGCTGAAAAGTTCTCTGAAACAGAAGAGGTTTATGAGCTTCTTGCCAGAAACTACAATGTGCTGAAAAGCTACACTGAGGAAGCGGCGGCACTGAAAAAACTCACCGATATGAACAATGACAGGGACTACAGGCACAGATACGCCACAGCCCTGTTTAAGAGCGGTGCGCTCAATGAAGCTCACGCCGTTATGACCGGGCTTCTGACCGAATACCCTTCTGAAACCGCATACTACATAACAGATTACAACATTCTTCTGGCTCTCGGCGAGTACAGGCAGGCCGGAGAACTGATAATGGCAGGTTTCAGGGCGGTTAATGATGACGCGCTGATGTATATGTACGCCAAGCACTCCCTAATTTATGAGAATAAAGGGAACGAAGTCCGCAGACTGGTTTTCTCACGCCCTGCATCCCCTTATGTCAATCTTGCCGGAGCAATGTATCATATCTACGCAGGGAGCATGCTTCCAGCTCAGAAACTTCTGGATCTGGTTCCGCCCGGAACGGATAATGACTACTACGTTTACCGTGCATATATAATGATGAAATACCGCAACTACAATGACGCGCTTAAGGTTGCGGATCTCATAGATGACTTCAAGCCGGAGTATTTCTGGTACAAAACAGTAAACCTCTGGAACACCAAGAAGCTTACAGAGCTTAAGGTTCATTTTAATGACGCTCTCACCAGAGATTTAAGGATAAGCAGGCATCCTGAGATAGCGATCCATCTTGAGCCTGTGCTTGATGACATGAACTTTTCCTACAGGTTTAACGGCGATTTTGAGGACATACTCTCCACCGTTCTTTACCCGCTCCTGATAGAGCCTGATGAGATGCTGAACTTTGTCGCTCTCGGCTATAAGCTGCTCCAGCAGAATGACAGAATACTTGCCCTTGAAGAGCTCCAGAAATCCGTACGCTTTTCCGAAGGCATAGCCCACAACAACAAAGGGGTCACGCTTTTCCTTGCCTATGCTTATCAGGATGCCCTGCGGGAATTCACGCAGGCTAACACCCTTCTGGGCAATAACCCTTACACCCTTTACAACATGGGGCTTGTGAACCTCGCCATGGGCAGGGCTGATCTGGCTGAGAAATTCTTTGACAACTCCGTAATCCAGAACAGGTACAACTTTCCTGCGTATCTGGCGAAAGCGGTATGCCTCAAGCTCAAAGGGGACGAAAACGGAGCCTACCAGGAATACAACCTTGTGCGGGACAGGGCTGAGGATGTTAAGGACGACAGAGAAAAAGTGCCTAATATCATCTACTATACAAAATATCTGGCTGATATGGGGGTAGGTGACTACAGCAGCGTAATAAACGATCTGGGCAAGAAAAAACCGGATGACGGCTTCCTCAGAGCTCTTCTGACACTTTCGGAATATCTCAGCGGGCAGGGCTTTGAAAGACTTGAGACGCTGAAAAGCGATAAAATTTTCCGGGGAACAGGTCTGAGGGATCTTCTTGCCCTCCTTGAAAACAAACAGCCTGTTCAGAATCCGGATCTTATAACAGACAGGTTCTACAAGTTTATGCGCGCCTATATGCAGGTAAAGAAAACCAAACAGCTTAGCGGCGTAAACGGCGATGACTACCTGAATGACAATGTGATTCTCAAAGAGCTTTTCTATTATCAGGTTTACATGGGGGACAGCAGAAGGGCGCTTTATTATCTGCAAAGACTGAACAATCTGGATTTCAGATACCCGGAGCTCTACAAGGCTTCTCTTTACTATTTCATCTGGCTTGAGGATTTTGTGAACGCCGAGGCATCCTTCTCCGCCCTTGAAAACCTTGGGTATAAGGACAGGTATTTCGATTACTACAAAATGTTGTACTATCTGCTTAATTACCATAACCAGAGGCTGATGGATCAGGTTAACACCTATATGGCAAAATATCCGGATGATTTCAGAGGTGCGGCTATAAGGTTGATGGTTGCGCTGAAAAGTGATAACATCCGCATGGTTTACAACGAAATGGGAGAGCTGGAAACCAAGAGCGGTAACTTCCTGCTGAAACTCCCGCTGGAGCTTGAAATTGACGGTTTATAG